The sequence below is a genomic window from Humulus lupulus chromosome 3, drHumLupu1.1, whole genome shotgun sequence.
ATCCTGCAAGCAACACGAGAAAGAAGAGTATAGTGTTTTCTCTTACaataataaagaaaagaaagggtCAAAAGGATTATTCTttaaaatagaagaagaagaagaagaagactatTAAAGagatttattttgaaaaataatactAATAAAGTGTTCAAATGTAGTGGGTAACTAAATTCTACAATAATACAACACCCAACAAATAATAGTCAAAATATACTTTTTGAATTccccgcaaaaaaaaaaaaagagagggtttatacttttttggaccctgtgtttttctttattacttgtttggactttgtgttttgacaaattactttttggaccttatgttttgtaaaatagttaaaatagaaccctaaattcaattttgatgaagaaaaaattgaatataacaacacagtttttaagcagaatgattttatttttgttctaaattgttagtttggtaaattatttgtgattttagttgagaaaacattgaccaaaatcggatttagggttctattttaacaattttacaaaatatagggtccaaaaagtaatttatcaaaacatagggtccaaacaggtaatgagaaaaaacacatgATCCAAAAAGATTAAACTCAAAAAGAAATATACTTTGAAAGAgataatcatatattttttttttagaaaattaattaatttttaattaaatatatacctCTTTCGTGGTATATAATCATTTTTCATGGAGGATCTTTTTGTAAAGACATAAACTTTCCCCATAACCAGAATCGATTCATTTCCTCCATTAATGGCTACACCAACTGAAACCCAACAAAACCCTTCATCATTCCCACTCCAAGACCGAGTTGCCATAGTTACCGGAGCCTCTCGCGGAATCGGCCGAGCCATCGCTCTCCATCTAGCCTCACTCGGCGCCCGTCTCGTCATCAATTACAGCTCCAACTCAGCTCAAGCCGAACTCGTAGTCACCGAGATCAACacctcatcatcttcttcttcgaCGACCCCTCGAGCCGTCGCGGTCCAAGCCGACGTGTCCGATCCCGACCAAGTCAAGTCCCTCTTCGATTCGGCTGAGAAGTTCTTCAATGTCCAACCTCATATTCTGGTCAATTCCGCCGGAGTACTCGATCCAAAATACCCTTCCATTTCCAACGCCTCCATTGAAGACTTTGATCTCACTTTCAGGTAATACCTACTCTACTGTCATATATTTGTCTACCAAGTGTTTGAATAATTGTTTCTTCAGTGGAAGTGTTATAATATTACGTTATCTTATGTATGCTCACAAACTGTTTGATTAATTGTCTCTTTGATAAAATTGTTAGTGTGAATACAAGAGGGGCGTTCTTGTGCCTAAGAGAGGCAGCAAATAGGTTGAAGCGCGGAGGTGGGGGTCGGATCATATCGTTATCTTCGTCCATGGTGGGGGGCCTGAAGCCGGGCTTTGGCACGTACGCAGCCTCTAAGGCGGCGGTGGAGACAATGATCAAGATACTTGCAAAGGAGCTGAAGGGGACGGGGATCACGGCAAACTGCGTGGCACCGGGGCCAATCGCGACGGAGATGTTCTTTTTGGGGAAGAGCGAGGATGTTATTAAGAAATTGGTGGATGAGTGTCCGATGGGAAGGCTTGGAGAGGTCAAGGATGTGGCGCCTGTGGTGGGATTCTTGGCTGGTGATGGGAGTGAGTGGGTTAATGGGCAAGTGATTCGTGCAAATGGGGGATATGTTTAGGATCAAATCTCTTGAAAAGATAGCAACTTTCTAAGATTTTGATGCCATCGCAGGCTGCTCTGGTGGAACAACATTCAACTGTGGaggatcatcatcatcatcatcgtatCATAATAATAAGCATAGGATTCTAAACTCAATGCCACTGACACTACTAggaaaatatgaaataaaatCAATGGAGTTTGTTTAGTGTACATGATAAGCAAATCATAGGAaactttatgattttttattgTCAAATTGTACTTGCTTGGTTTTAGAAGAAAAGTGTAAAAGAATGTTTGTACTTGGCGCTCGTTTAAGCTGTGGATTATGTTATTTTTGGTATGATTTTATTGTGGCATTGGGTGAACCGTTGGGCTAAGTTGTGCCACGTAAATACAAAGATAAATATTCATGGGTGTTTGGTTGGTATGGGGTGAAGTGAACGTGAGAATGATAATTTAAAACATTTCTCATGTTAGGGATAaagttaataatttttatgagcTTATGTATTTTAAGGGTATACTTGAGTATAATATCACATTTATTTTAAGTTTCTCTACACTTTTCAAAGTCATCCAACtacttaaaataaaaatatagtttATTTTACAAAAATTTTGCTCCAATGATGCGTAAAAGTTGTGCTAAATTTTGCTATTGCTAAAAGTTTAATAAAAATCAACTGTCCCAAATTTCTTATCCTTTCACGGTCCCACCAATAGAATTCAGACAGCtgctaattttttttcttctttttaggtGATATTTTTTCCATTAATTTATATATGTTAATTATTGGGAAGGTAAATCGTCAGTACATTAAAATAGAtttgatatatttatttaaaaagaaaaaatgaaaaaattaagTTACActtatttaaatcaattattttattaaaaatatcatttggttttatttttattttcatagtCTCCTataaaaaagtaatatttttcttaaataaatggtatattattgtatatttatttctttttctttataaatccatatatatatatatataatagacaTTATCTTTACGTACTTAATCAATGGTATATTATTGTATATTTATTCAAGAAAAATTTATGAGTTGATAATATTGTTcttctaaaaaaaaaactatttaaatatactatttttaaaaattgtatcactctgattttatatattttttctttatttggaAATAGTGTAcaagaaaatactattttttttttataattttatagaagcattttttttagttttatttttcttcCAATAAATGATATGTTATATTATAGTATTTTCATAACAGTttttaaagtattttttttattaaaattaaagaaaaattaaacttatgttttatttttattattggtattaaaaattaattaaattattgttaACAAATTATATAGCATAAGTTTTTCTTTCTCAAAAGcatattatttttatttccatAAAAAGGCAGAATATCAAAaagatatatatgtatttaattaaaaaatattatacgatgtatatatgaaaaaaattaaaaaaacattatACGATGCATATATGAAAAAaatagggaatttactcatttggtaccttatgtttttgcaaagtattattttggtacctctgttttcaataatgctcatatggtaccctgtattttaaaattatacatatttgataccctagactcaaatttgatagataaaattttgtcaatatgatcaaactgtcaccagttatatgtaattaagtaattaaatttaaatttggaacttacataattgacagcagtttgattaaattggtaaaattttattaattaaatttgagtttagggtacaaaatatgtacgattttaaaatacagggtaccatatgagcattattgaaaacaaagggtaccaaaatgatactttgcaaaaacacatgtaccaaatggttacctacccacCAAAAAAATAATCCTTTTTTATAAGAGactatgaaaataaaaaaataagtaaatgatatttttaatgaaataattgatttaaatagATGTAACTTAActttttcattttctctttttaaataaatatattaaatctaTTTTAATGTACTGACAATTTACTTTCCCAATAACTAACATATATAAATTAATGGAAACAACATCAAAAcgtaaaaagaagaaaaaaaaaatgagcaGTTGTTAGAATTCTATTGGTGGGACAGTGAAGGGATAGAGAATTTGGGACAACTAATTTTTATTCCTAAAAGTTGGGCCAAATTTAGGACACAATATAACATGTTGCATTTTTTGCATCATCATAAATGCTAcactttttttatttacttttatacaattttattattttattcttatttttatcTATTCGCATTAAATACTATGGgtccgtttggtaaaatttttgtttttaaattttttaaacacaaaaatagaaatattattttatttttgtttttttatttttaaaaaataaaaatatgtttggtaactatttttgttttttgtttttaaaaacaaaaaataataaacgtgtttgataacttttatttttattttttgtttaacaatgtgatgtgttaatttgaagaagagaaggaaaaaatgaaaactgtttaaaaaaattttgaaagtgaaaattttctattttcaaaatttaataaattttgtttaaaatttaaaaaaataaaaatagagttaccaaacgctattttatgtttaattatcaaatttttaattaaataaataaaaaattgttttttttaatggttaccaaacaacaccaatactttttaccttattattttattattatcttataccatcaacaataaaatataaagaaaaataattactttttgtatattttcaataaatatcaaattatcATTAATGAACTATTAAATTTTACATCAGTTTTTATAATTGTGCATTAAAacataatttaccaaactaacaattcagaacaaaaataaaatcattatgcttaaaaactgtgttgttacaTTCAATTTtatcttcatcaaaattgagtttaaggttctattttaactattttacaaaacatagggtccaaaaagtaatttgtcaaaatacagagtccaaacaaataatgagaaaaaacacagagtccaaaaaagtataaaccccaTTTTATAATAAAACTAccttaaaaaactaaaatatgaCTCCAAGTTATCATCCATGTTCTAGGAACATCTTTTTATATGCCACAAATAATCTATTATATTGATTATTGCAATGAAATTGCTCCCAAAGTCAATAAATTCGTCACTTAATTAGTAACAATGAAGAAGCTTTCCACAATAAAGCAAATTTTCATGCTTTAAATAAACAAGAAGAGAGCATTTTAATTAATCCAATAAATGAATGAGATTAACAAATTACATCTAATCCAAACTAGTTCCAATGTGCACATATAATATACAAACATACTACATCGATAGCTTAATTATGCAAATAATGTAACTACCTGGTCgtattatcatttatattattTGTGtttgtcaaattttttttttgtctatgacattaataaatatgatataagtaactattataattaacGTACTTATAACGACTCTATGTGACTATATAAAAAGAgagtaaaataataataaaaacatgaATGGAGCCAGATATATCAGTCAACTCTCaatactttttatatagaatttGTATAAAATTacattgattattttttttttctaaaattatatatttagctctttaattattttttaacatgTTAGCTCTTCTTGAGTTGAATAAAAATGAGGCAGGAGTGGACATTTGACTCGAAAAATTCGCAAATCAAAAACTCAATTTTTTGCAAAACCTATCAGATTCGGATGAAATCCGGTTCGAAAACTCAATTTACGAGCATTTACACAAATATTAAGTTAACCAAAAACCTTTGTCAAAACGTATCATCATTTTTTGATTCCTAAGAATGAGAATTCGAAGATAAATCTAATGTTTCTTTTCTAAATGATATTACTCATATTAAAAGAGTtgaatcttattattattattattattattaaaattctccatttaataaataaaaaataataatttacgTATA
It includes:
- the LOC133824590 gene encoding NADPH-dependent aldehyde reductase-like protein, chloroplastic, whose product is MATPTETQQNPSSFPLQDRVAIVTGASRGIGRAIALHLASLGARLVINYSSNSAQAELVVTEINTSSSSSSTTPRAVAVQADVSDPDQVKSLFDSAEKFFNVQPHILVNSAGVLDPKYPSISNASIEDFDLTFSVNTRGAFLCLREAANRLKRGGGGRIISLSSSMVGGLKPGFGTYAASKAAVETMIKILAKELKGTGITANCVAPGPIATEMFFLGKSEDVIKKLVDECPMGRLGEVKDVAPVVGFLAGDGSEWVNGQVIRANGGYV